GTTATAATTCCTACACTTTTATTGGTAAATTCAATTAAGAAAGGAGTTTAGAACATGCTTGACATATGGATAGATATGATAATTTGTATTTTTTATTTGCTCTTTTTTACGACTCCTTACATTGTAGGCGATATTTTGCAATTGAAATTTATCCGTCAAAAACTCTGCGAGAAGCCTGTTTTACTCCCACAAAAGGATTATGAAGAAGCGGGAAATTATGCCATTAGGAAAATGCAATTATCCATTATTTCTCAAATTTTAGACGGGGTGATCTTTGCTGGTTGGGTCTTTTTTGGTTTGACGCATTTAGAAGATTTGACGCATTATTTAAACCTTTCTGAAACGCTAGGCTACTTGGTGTTTGCCTTGTTGTTTTTAGCGATTCAAAGCGTTTTAGCTTTACCCATTAGCTACTACACCACCATGCATTTGGATAAGGAATTTGGCTTTTCTAAGGTGAGCTTGTCGTTGTTTTTTAAGGATTTTTTCAAAGGGTTATCGCTCACTTTAGGCGTGGGATTGTTGTTGATTTACACTCTTATTATGATCATTGAACATGTGGAACATTGGGAGATTAGCTCGTTTTTTGTCGTGTTTGTTTTTATGATCTTGGCTAATCTTTTTTACCCTAAAATCGCTCAGCTTTTCAACCAATTCACCCCCTTGAATAATAGGGATTTGGAGAGTCAAATTGAGAGCATGATGGATAAGGTGGGTTTTAAATCTGAAGGTATCTTTGTGATGGACGCTAGCAAGAGGGATGGGCGTTTGAATGCGTATTTTGGAGGCTTGGGCAAAAACAAGCGGGTGGTGTT
The Helicobacter pylori genome window above contains:
- a CDS encoding M48 family metallopeptidase, with product MLDIWIDMIICIFYLLFFTTPYIVGDILQLKFIRQKLCEKPVLLPQKDYEEAGNYAIRKMQLSIISQILDGVIFAGWVFFGLTHLEDLTHYLNLSETLGYLVFALLFLAIQSVLALPISYYTTMHLDKEFGFSKVSLSLFFKDFFKGLSLTLGVGLLLIYTLIMIIEHVEHWEISSFFVVFVFMILANLFYPKIAQLFNQFTPLNNRDLESQIESMMDKVGFKSEGIFVMDASKRDGRLNAYFGGLGKNKRVVLFDTLISKVGTEGLLAILGHELGHFKNKDLLKSLGIMGGLLALVFALIAHLPPLVFEGFNVSQTPASLIAILLLFLPVFSFYAMPLIGFFSRKNEYNADKFGASLSSKEVLAKALVSIVSENKAFPYSHPFYVFLHFTHPPLLERLKALDYEIE